In Candidatus Hydrogenedentota bacterium, the sequence AGTGCGATTTGCGAGGCGGCCGGCAAAGCGATCGTCATCATTAACCCGTACCACGGCGACCATGCCGAAGATGGCGCAGGAATATCGGCTCTCCTGAAGAGGGATTTCTTGAACCAGCAGGGGATAACTGCGGGCATTCTGGTCAAAGAGGATATAGCACCTGACGCCGCGTTTGATCTGTACGAGCAGCACATCGAGCATAAGCCGACATTCATCCACGCTGGCTTTACCGAGGCGAAGGTCCTTGCCGAGAAGCTAGGAGACGACCTCGCGAGCACGCAGCATGTCTTCTTCGAGAAGCATTGTGGCAAGCTGTACCGGAAGCACTTTAAGCGCGGCAAGCGCATTCTTCTACGCGATGGATTTCAACGGCGCCGCAATGCGGATCATCCGCCCATAGAAGAATTTTCGGATCTCCATGTCACGTATAACGAGGAAGACATGGACGGGTTTGGCGACTTCCTCATTGTTGGCGACGAGTACATCGAGGGCGGTGGGCCGGCGTACGCCGTCGCCATTCATCTAACCTTTATCGATCCTGATAAGGACGATGTGATGTACATCAAACATTTCGTCTCAACGACGAAAGACACGCCGACAGACCCCGCGGGAAAGTTCGCCGAAGCGCTAGACAAGCTGATTGCCGAATTGAAATCAGGCACATCTAAGCTGATCGAGAGCGATGCGATTAAAGAGTTTCGCGATCTTCATGCAAAACACCATTTTCCGGGACTGGGCCATGTAAAAAAGCTTTCGATGAAGCATCATATCGAGACGCTTGCGGACTTCCTAGCCTAAGTCGCGTCCCATGGCCGAGCAGTATTGCTGCCCTGAGTGTTTTGACGATCGCGGCCTGCGGAAGTACATCTTTCCCACGCTTACTTCATCTAGCGGCCGTTGCAGTTACTGCGGTTCGGAGAACGTAGCGCTCGTTAGGCCCGCGCAGCTCGCCGACGTGTTTGAGATG encodes:
- a CDS encoding sce7725 family protein, whose amino-acid sequence is MYHPYFRGKQFELIAIRETAALLAGSGFVPIIEPVRETLNGLGRTLSAICEAAGKAIVIINPYHGDHAEDGAGISALLKRDFLNQQGITAGILVKEDIAPDAAFDLYEQHIEHKPTFIHAGFTEAKVLAEKLGDDLASTQHVFFEKHCGKLYRKHFKRGKRILLRDGFQRRRNADHPPIEEFSDLHVTYNEEDMDGFGDFLIVGDEYIEGGGPAYAVAIHLTFIDPDKDDVMYIKHFVSTTKDTPTDPAGKFAEALDKLIAELKSGTSKLIESDAIKEFRDLHAKHHFPGLGHVKKLSMKHHIETLADFLA